A region of Lysobacterales bacterium DNA encodes the following proteins:
- a CDS encoding DUF1302 domain-containing protein, with product MTYLNAKHARRRTLGTAISLALASAFAAPAHAIEFSHGDWNGTIDTTLSYGASMRLQQRDQELVGLANINPFVAATPITDQINAPGRFSVNGDDGNLNYDDGDLFSNAFKITSEFSLNYKENSGAFARASYFYDWENADRADLTEEAREKVGTRLTLLDAFVFHNMDLGGHETSVRVGRQAVSWGESTFIQNGINVVNPIDVSKLRVAGAELKEAFLPVDMIQASFAVNENLSVEALYLLEFEQTEPDPMGTYFSTNDFATLGADFVMLGFGRANEPANFANCGNVLRFSSDALERASCLQAIPRLPDDYADDNGQYGAALRYFSPTLNDTEFGFFFLNYHSRLPLLSGYAVTSTLPNSGRNIVEYPEDIRMYGMSFNTTLGDTGIALQGELSYRDNMPLQFDDVELLFSALSPLNPFIPAPGNRFISQLGEYGPGDYVRGWERHEVSQLQFTLTKAFGPGNWLGAQQIATVAEFGGTEVWDLPSPDLLRYQGDGTDTGCGGDLLTGGALVNPVSQCDGFPTRFSWGYRLAARADYNNVFGSPFNMSPRLAFNHDVNGITPGPGGNFLEGRKSLTVGVEATYLNQWAADLSYTEFRGAGHLNLIHDRDFVSFTVKYSF from the coding sequence ATGACCTACCTCAATGCCAAGCACGCGCGCCGTCGCACGCTGGGAACCGCGATCTCGCTGGCGCTCGCCAGCGCATTCGCGGCCCCGGCCCACGCCATCGAATTCAGTCATGGCGACTGGAACGGCACGATCGACACCACGCTTTCCTACGGCGCTTCGATGCGTCTGCAGCAGCGCGACCAGGAATTGGTCGGCCTTGCCAACATCAACCCGTTCGTGGCGGCCACACCGATCACCGACCAGATCAACGCACCCGGCCGTTTCTCGGTGAACGGCGACGACGGTAACCTCAATTACGACGACGGCGACCTGTTCTCGAACGCGTTCAAGATCACCAGCGAGTTCTCCCTGAATTACAAGGAGAACTCGGGTGCATTCGCGCGCGCCAGCTACTTCTACGATTGGGAAAACGCCGACCGCGCCGATCTGACCGAAGAAGCCCGGGAAAAAGTCGGCACGCGCCTGACCCTGCTGGATGCCTTCGTCTTCCACAACATGGATCTCGGTGGCCACGAGACATCGGTTCGAGTGGGTCGCCAGGCGGTGAGTTGGGGCGAAAGCACCTTCATCCAGAACGGCATCAATGTCGTGAACCCGATCGACGTGTCCAAGTTGCGCGTCGCCGGTGCCGAATTGAAGGAGGCGTTCCTGCCCGTCGACATGATCCAGGCTTCGTTTGCGGTCAATGAGAATCTGTCGGTCGAAGCCCTGTACCTGCTCGAGTTCGAGCAGACCGAGCCGGACCCGATGGGCACCTACTTCAGCACCAATGACTTCGCCACCCTCGGCGCAGACTTCGTGATGCTCGGCTTCGGCCGCGCCAACGAGCCGGCGAATTTCGCGAACTGCGGCAACGTGCTGCGGTTCTCGTCCGATGCCCTCGAGCGTGCGTCCTGCCTGCAGGCGATCCCGCGGTTGCCGGACGATTATGCCGATGACAACGGCCAGTACGGTGCGGCGTTGCGCTACTTCTCGCCGACCCTGAACGACACCGAGTTCGGCTTCTTCTTCCTGAACTATCACAGCCGCCTGCCGCTGCTCTCTGGCTACGCGGTGACCAGCACCTTGCCGAATTCCGGTCGCAACATCGTCGAATACCCGGAAGACATCCGGATGTACGGCATGAGCTTCAATACCACGCTCGGCGATACCGGCATCGCGTTGCAGGGCGAGTTGTCCTATCGCGACAACATGCCGTTGCAGTTCGACGACGTCGAGTTGCTGTTCTCGGCGCTGAGCCCGCTGAATCCCTTCATCCCGGCACCGGGCAACCGCTTCATCAGCCAGCTTGGCGAATATGGTCCGGGCGACTATGTGCGCGGCTGGGAACGCCATGAAGTCAGCCAGCTGCAATTCACGCTGACCAAGGCCTTCGGTCCGGGCAACTGGCTGGGCGCGCAGCAGATCGCGACGGTCGCCGAATTCGGCGGCACCGAAGTCTGGGATCTGCCGTCGCCGGACCTGTTGCGTTACCAGGGTGACGGCACCGATACCGGCTGCGGCGGCGACCTGCTGACCGGCGGCGCATTGGTCAATCCGGTCTCGCAGTGCGACGGCTTCCCGACGCGTTTCTCGTGGGGCTATCGCCTTGCGGCCCGAGCCGACTACAACAACGTGTTCGGTTCTCCGTTCAACATGTCGCCGCGTCTCGCGTTCAACCATGACGTCAACGGCATCACCCCGGGTCCGGGCGGCAACTTCCTGGAAGGCCGCAAGTCGCTCACCGTGGGCGTTGAAGCGACCTACCTGAATCAGTGGGCGGCAGACCTCAGCTACACCGAGTTCCGCGGCGCCGGTCACCTGAACCTGATCCACGACCGCGACTTTGTCTCGTTCACGGTCAAGTATTCGTTCTGA
- a CDS encoding DUF1329 domain-containing protein produces MRQIRNGILAAASALAMASAVQAGVTADQAARLGKDLTPVGAETAGNKDGTIPAWTGGITRPPAGYRAGMFHPDPFAADKPLFAITPQNAKDYAAKLTPGQMAMFAKYKTFKMNVYPTRRSASFSQEVYNATRANATAAKLVANGEGVQGASLGFPFPVPQNGFEPMWNHKLKYKSTGGKRYANQVAPTATGAYTPIRIEEEFLGLYYRKGATTENINNILLYFFQEVVSPARLAGNVLLVHETLNASAQPRQAWIYNPGQRRVRRAPNVAYDNPGTATDGLRTNDMTDMFNGAMDRFDWKLVGKKEMFVPYNAYKAHSNAVKLKDLVRPGHLNPDLLRYELHRVWVVDATLKKGMRHINSRRTYYLDEDSYQIVAIDHYDGRGGLWRYSEAPSINYYEVPTYWATIETHHDLQSGRYISGLLDNEEKTTIDFGFRTAPENFSPQSLRQRGIR; encoded by the coding sequence ATGCGACAGATTCGAAACGGCATCCTGGCGGCGGCTTCGGCCCTCGCCATGGCCAGCGCGGTACAGGCCGGCGTCACCGCCGATCAGGCGGCTCGCCTCGGCAAGGACTTGACCCCGGTCGGTGCAGAAACCGCTGGCAACAAGGACGGCACCATTCCTGCGTGGACCGGCGGCATCACCCGCCCACCGGCAGGTTATCGTGCCGGCATGTTCCACCCCGATCCGTTCGCGGCCGACAAGCCGTTGTTCGCGATCACCCCGCAGAACGCGAAGGACTACGCGGCCAAGCTCACGCCGGGTCAGATGGCGATGTTCGCCAAGTACAAGACGTTCAAGATGAATGTCTATCCGACGCGGCGTTCGGCGTCGTTCTCGCAGGAGGTGTACAACGCCACCCGCGCGAACGCGACGGCGGCGAAGCTGGTCGCGAATGGCGAGGGTGTGCAGGGTGCATCGCTCGGTTTCCCGTTCCCGGTGCCGCAGAACGGCTTCGAGCCGATGTGGAACCACAAGCTCAAGTACAAGAGCACCGGCGGCAAGCGTTACGCCAATCAGGTCGCGCCGACCGCGACCGGCGCCTACACGCCGATCCGCATCGAGGAAGAGTTCCTGGGTCTGTACTACCGCAAGGGTGCGACCACCGAAAACATCAACAACATCCTGCTCTACTTCTTCCAGGAAGTGGTGTCCCCGGCGCGCTTGGCGGGCAACGTGCTGCTCGTGCACGAAACCCTGAACGCCAGCGCCCAGCCGCGACAGGCGTGGATCTACAACCCGGGACAGCGTCGCGTGCGTCGTGCACCCAACGTGGCCTATGACAATCCGGGCACCGCGACCGACGGCCTGCGCACCAATGACATGACCGACATGTTCAACGGCGCCATGGACCGCTTCGACTGGAAGCTGGTGGGCAAGAAGGAGATGTTCGTTCCTTACAACGCCTACAAGGCGCACAGCAATGCGGTGAAGCTGAAGGATCTGGTGCGCCCCGGCCACCTGAATCCGGATTTGCTGCGCTATGAACTGCATCGCGTGTGGGTGGTCGATGCGACGCTGAAGAAGGGCATGCGCCACATCAACAGCCGCCGCACCTATTACCTCGACGAGGACAGCTACCAGATCGTCGCGATCGACCATTACGATGGTCGTGGCGGCTTGTGGCGCTACTCGGAAGCACCATCGATCAACTACTACGAAGTGCCGACCTATTGGGCGACGATCGAGACGCACCACGACCTGCAATCGGGTCGCTATATCTCGGGACTGCTCGATAACGAGGAAAAGACCACGATCGATTTCGGCTTCCGCACAGCGCCGGAGAATTTCTCGCCGCAGTCGTTGCGTCAGCGCGGCATTCGCTGA
- a CDS encoding SLC13/DASS family transporter codes for MNEETAATPASLRRLMLWLGPAAGAALALWLRSHGDTTALAVTLGCLVWVALWWLFEPVPAAFTALIPMSVLPMAGVITPKQVAEAFGNELILLLMGGFMMAAALERNHAHRRLALGMVRLFGGHSGRHLLWGFVFATGLVSMWISNTAATLMMLPVAMAVLEDYRDERLRVPLILGIAYAASVGGWGTPIGTPPNLVFMQVYEQTTGSRMGFLEWMRFGVPIVLLFLPLLALWLGRHLGGSPAAEVPQLGPWHRSERRVLMVFALIVFAWIFRSEPFGGWTGYFALPGVNDASIALFGVFLMGVIPDGRGSTLLDWPTAERVPWAALVLFAGGIALATAFQTSGLGDRIAGLLAALRDWPAWLLIVGVCLGVTLLSEIASNTATAVLLMPILAATATASGLDPALLMVPAVLAASCGFMLPVATAPNLVAYGTGMVPLRRMMREGLVLDLIGVAVLSGVCIVFFWR; via the coding sequence ATGAACGAAGAAACTGCTGCGACCCCGGCGTCATTGCGCCGCTTGATGCTCTGGCTGGGACCGGCCGCAGGTGCAGCATTGGCCCTGTGGCTGCGTTCGCATGGCGACACCACGGCGCTGGCGGTCACGCTTGGCTGCCTGGTCTGGGTGGCGTTGTGGTGGCTGTTCGAACCGGTGCCGGCCGCCTTCACCGCATTGATTCCGATGAGTGTGCTGCCGATGGCCGGCGTGATCACGCCGAAGCAGGTGGCCGAAGCCTTCGGCAATGAATTGATCCTGCTGCTGATGGGCGGTTTCATGATGGCGGCGGCGCTCGAGCGCAATCATGCGCATCGGCGCCTCGCACTCGGCATGGTTCGTCTGTTCGGCGGTCACAGCGGCCGGCACCTGCTGTGGGGATTCGTGTTCGCGACCGGGCTGGTCAGCATGTGGATCAGCAATACCGCCGCGACGCTGATGATGTTGCCGGTGGCGATGGCCGTGCTTGAGGATTACCGCGACGAGCGCCTGCGCGTGCCGCTGATCCTCGGCATCGCCTATGCCGCCAGTGTCGGCGGCTGGGGCACGCCCATCGGCACGCCGCCGAACCTGGTGTTCATGCAGGTCTACGAGCAGACCACCGGCAGCCGCATGGGCTTCCTCGAATGGATGCGCTTCGGCGTCCCGATCGTGTTGTTGTTCCTGCCACTGCTGGCGCTGTGGCTGGGTCGCCATCTCGGTGGCTCACCGGCGGCGGAAGTGCCGCAGCTCGGACCCTGGCATCGCTCCGAACGTCGCGTGCTGATGGTGTTCGCGCTGATCGTCTTCGCCTGGATTTTTCGCAGCGAACCGTTCGGCGGCTGGACCGGCTACTTCGCGCTGCCCGGCGTCAACGACGCCAGCATCGCCTTGTTCGGCGTGTTCTTGATGGGCGTGATTCCGGACGGTCGCGGCAGCACCTTGCTCGACTGGCCGACTGCGGAGCGCGTGCCCTGGGCGGCACTGGTGCTGTTCGCGGGAGGCATCGCGCTGGCGACAGCGTTCCAGACCAGCGGCCTCGGCGACCGCATTGCCGGCCTGCTTGCGGCGTTGCGCGACTGGCCGGCCTGGCTGTTGATCGTCGGCGTGTGCCTCGGCGTCACCTTGCTGTCGGAGATCGCCAGCAATACCGCGACCGCGGTTCTGCTGATGCCGATCCTTGCCGCCACGGCCACCGCCAGCGGACTCGACCCGGCACTGCTGATGGTGCCGGCGGTGCTGGCCGCGAGCTGCGGCTTCATGCTGCCGGTCGCCACGGCGCCCAATCTGGTCGCGTACGGCACCGGCATGGTGCCGTTGCGGCGGATGATGCGCGAAGGCCTCGTGCTCGACTTGATCGGGGTCGCCGTGTTGTCCGGCGTCTGCATCGTGTTCTTCTGGCGCTGA
- a CDS encoding lipase yields MQARLILATALSSALLAACSSSSNSPRAVDAPVSRNDDGSLVTGVITAVFNPTTGAVPFPTDLAFSGTTDLTLNASLPVPADPNNSANGPVRAINALDGWSTVAPWRFNLSVAPRANTLVAGQSIRVFKVTINPTTRQVLSVQRELAATEFAVVQAPSDATGKTIAIVPTKALEELSSYMAVVTDDVKDAAGNDATPDQTYFLTQRTSPLITPVSQTGRPTCATTAQSTDPLLPVASACSLEPLRLITNSHEAAAASQGIPRSEIVLTWTATTQSITPVLSAVRSITTASQATLAPSGLTTAAAGLPPVADIIIGVMPVKYYLDAPTAQNPTGPLTGNWKAGAGAYTAPFNTLGLDPTSTNLTYANPIPVAKSTQVIPVLATVPNAASGRTKPAAGWPVVIFQHGITRNRADALAISATMAAQGFAVVAIDQPLHGIRSIDPGISGFYIENTPFGAIANERTFDLDFSNNTTGAAGPDGVVDGSGTYTINLTSLLTSRDNLRQAVADLFTLAKTVPTMSVDGDATPDFDGSRIFFVGQSLGSIVGLNFVALEPTVSTAVLSVPGGGIAQMLNGSATFGPRIRAGLAASGVTAGTPSFDQFLGAAQQAIDSADPLNFAARSIASGDKILLHEVVGGGAVLSDQVIPNSVTGAPLSGTEPLIRALNLSTLTATSQAAAIRGAVRFTAGDHGSLLSPAASGAATVEMQTQMASMIVSDGQAVQVTNTSVIRTQ; encoded by the coding sequence ATGCAGGCCCGACTCATTTTGGCGACTGCCTTGTCGTCCGCGCTGCTCGCGGCGTGCAGCAGCAGCAGCAACAGCCCGCGCGCGGTGGATGCCCCCGTGTCGCGCAACGACGATGGTTCGCTCGTAACCGGTGTGATCACCGCCGTATTCAACCCGACCACGGGCGCGGTGCCGTTTCCGACCGATCTGGCGTTCTCGGGCACGACCGACCTGACGCTGAATGCGTCGCTGCCGGTCCCGGCCGATCCGAACAATTCGGCGAATGGTCCGGTGCGCGCGATCAATGCGCTGGATGGCTGGTCCACGGTGGCGCCTTGGCGCTTCAACCTGTCGGTCGCGCCGCGTGCCAACACGCTGGTCGCGGGCCAGTCGATCCGCGTCTTCAAGGTCACGATCAATCCGACCACGCGGCAAGTCCTGAGCGTGCAGCGCGAACTGGCCGCGACCGAATTCGCCGTGGTGCAGGCGCCCTCGGACGCCACCGGCAAGACCATCGCGATCGTCCCGACCAAGGCGCTGGAGGAGCTCAGCTCCTACATGGCCGTGGTCACCGACGACGTGAAGGACGCGGCCGGCAACGACGCGACCCCGGACCAGACCTACTTCCTGACCCAGCGCACCAGCCCGTTGATCACCCCGGTCAGCCAGACTGGCCGGCCGACCTGCGCCACGACAGCGCAGTCGACCGATCCGCTGCTGCCGGTGGCGAGTGCCTGCTCGCTGGAACCGTTGCGCCTGATCACCAATTCGCATGAAGCCGCAGCGGCCTCGCAAGGCATTCCGCGCAGCGAGATCGTGCTGACCTGGACCGCGACGACGCAGAGCATCACCCCGGTGTTGAGTGCGGTGCGCTCGATCACCACGGCCAGCCAGGCCACGCTCGCACCGAGCGGGCTGACGACGGCTGCGGCTGGCTTGCCGCCGGTCGCCGACATCATCATCGGTGTCATGCCGGTGAAGTACTACCTCGACGCCCCGACCGCGCAGAACCCGACCGGTCCGCTGACCGGCAACTGGAAAGCCGGTGCCGGTGCCTACACGGCGCCGTTCAATACGCTCGGCCTCGATCCGACCTCGACCAACCTGACCTATGCCAATCCAATCCCGGTCGCGAAGTCGACGCAGGTGATCCCGGTACTCGCGACGGTGCCGAATGCGGCTTCCGGCCGCACCAAGCCGGCTGCGGGTTGGCCGGTGGTGATCTTCCAGCATGGCATCACCCGCAATCGTGCCGACGCGTTGGCGATTTCCGCCACGATGGCGGCGCAGGGTTTCGCCGTCGTCGCGATTGACCAGCCGCTGCACGGCATCCGGTCGATCGATCCGGGCATCAGCGGGTTCTACATCGAGAACACGCCGTTCGGCGCGATCGCGAACGAGCGTACCTTCGACCTCGACTTCAGCAACAACACCACCGGCGCCGCAGGCCCGGACGGTGTGGTCGACGGATCGGGTACTTACACGATCAATCTGACCAGCCTGCTCACCTCGCGCGACAACCTGCGCCAGGCCGTGGCCGACCTGTTCACGCTCGCCAAGACCGTGCCGACCATGTCGGTGGACGGCGACGCGACGCCGGACTTCGACGGGTCGCGCATCTTCTTCGTCGGTCAGTCGCTGGGTTCGATCGTCGGCCTCAACTTCGTCGCGCTGGAGCCGACGGTCTCGACCGCCGTGCTCTCGGTACCGGGCGGCGGCATCGCGCAGATGCTGAACGGTTCGGCCACCTTCGGTCCGCGCATCCGCGCCGGCCTGGCGGCTTCCGGCGTCACTGCCGGCACGCCCAGCTTCGACCAGTTCCTCGGCGCGGCGCAGCAGGCCATCGATTCGGCGGATCCGCTGAACTTCGCGGCACGATCGATCGCTTCGGGCGACAAGATCCTGTTGCACGAAGTCGTCGGTGGTGGCGCGGTCCTGTCCGATCAGGTGATTCCGAACTCGGTCACCGGCGCGCCCTTGTCCGGCACCGAACCGCTGATCCGCGCGCTCAACCTGAGCACGCTGACGGCCACTTCGCAGGCTGCGGCCATTCGCGGTGCCGTGCGCTTCACCGCCGGTGACCACGGTTCGTTGCTCAGCCCGGCCGCATCGGGCGCAGCGACGGTCGAAATGCAGACACAGATGGCGAGCATGATCGTGAGCGACGGCCAAGCCGTGCAGGTCACGAACACGTCCGTGATCCGTACCCAGTAA
- a CDS encoding glycosyltransferase family 2 protein translates to MSTESAPSRDATQRLCILVPVFNEAPVLRLLMPRLDAALATIDAAVSVLFIDDGSTDATPHELAAIANNDARVSVLRLTRNFGKEAAMTAGLDHANADAVVILDADLQDPPEVIREFWARFEQGADVVYGVRISRAGESWLKRFTAATFYRLIDRLSDTPIPRDTGDFRLLSRRAVDALKQVRERHRFMKGLFGWVGFTQVPVHYHREPRAAGTSKFNFWKLWNFALEGITSFSTVPLRIATWIGLLTALVAFVYGAVIIAKTLIYGEPVRGYPSLMSVVLFLGGVQLVALGIIGEYLGRMYEESKRRPLYLIGDSIRIATVSRSD, encoded by the coding sequence TTGAGCACTGAATCCGCACCATCGCGCGACGCGACGCAACGTCTCTGCATCCTCGTTCCGGTGTTCAACGAAGCGCCCGTACTGCGGTTGCTGATGCCCCGTCTCGATGCTGCCCTGGCGACGATCGACGCCGCGGTGAGCGTGCTGTTCATCGACGACGGCAGCACTGATGCAACGCCGCACGAACTCGCCGCCATCGCAAACAATGATGCTCGGGTCAGTGTGCTGCGCTTGACGCGCAACTTCGGCAAGGAGGCGGCGATGACGGCCGGCCTCGACCATGCGAACGCCGATGCGGTGGTGATCCTTGACGCCGATCTGCAGGACCCGCCGGAGGTCATTCGCGAGTTCTGGGCACGATTCGAACAAGGCGCCGACGTCGTCTACGGCGTGCGCATCTCGCGCGCTGGCGAGTCGTGGCTGAAGCGATTCACCGCAGCCACCTTCTATCGCCTGATCGATCGCCTGAGCGACACGCCGATCCCGCGCGACACCGGCGACTTCCGCCTGCTGTCACGGCGCGCCGTCGATGCCCTGAAGCAGGTGCGCGAACGCCATCGCTTCATGAAGGGCCTGTTCGGCTGGGTCGGCTTCACCCAAGTACCGGTGCATTATCACCGCGAACCGCGCGCCGCCGGCACGAGCAAGTTCAATTTCTGGAAGCTGTGGAACTTCGCACTCGAAGGCATCACCTCGTTCTCGACGGTACCGCTGCGCATCGCGACCTGGATCGGACTGCTGACGGCACTGGTCGCCTTCGTCTATGGCGCGGTGATCATCGCCAAGACCCTGATCTACGGTGAACCGGTGCGCGGCTATCCGAGCCTGATGTCGGTGGTGCTGTTTCTCGGCGGCGTGCAACTGGTCGCGCTCGGCATCATCGGTGAATACCTCGGCCGCATGTACGAGGAAAGCAAGCGGCGACCGCTGTACCTGATCGGCGATTCGATCCGCATCGCGACGGTTTCGCGATCCGACTAG
- a CDS encoding response regulator — MDDIFVDKPLRLLCIDDEARITRALKALFRDCQVELCNDPRQAVAMVAAFDPDVVICDQRMPQMEGVDVLRELKSAAPRTMRILLTGYADLKAVLGSVNEGEVFRYVNKPWDNADLRILVFEAARIAREAPVVTVDAISEQEAAEARGQVGVLVLEDDPVTQQRLREILQSHYQVRFANNAERALQILEQHETGVVISETETSAGDLTGLLKALKVHHPHIATVVITERANAQLAMELINEGQVYRMLIKPVRMGSCRLSVDAAISRYWKLKRNPRAIQRFALSAAAAVPQTGPQVQDSLMARIRNLPSRIVQLVRFNS, encoded by the coding sequence ATGGACGACATCTTCGTCGACAAACCCCTGCGCCTGCTCTGCATCGACGACGAGGCGCGGATTACGCGTGCGCTCAAGGCACTGTTTCGCGACTGCCAGGTCGAGTTGTGCAACGACCCGCGCCAGGCCGTCGCGATGGTCGCGGCATTCGATCCGGACGTGGTGATCTGCGACCAGCGCATGCCGCAGATGGAGGGCGTCGACGTGTTGCGCGAGCTGAAGTCGGCGGCGCCGCGGACGATGCGCATCCTGCTGACCGGCTATGCCGACCTCAAGGCCGTGCTCGGTTCGGTCAACGAAGGCGAGGTGTTCCGCTACGTCAACAAGCCCTGGGACAATGCCGACCTGCGCATCCTGGTGTTCGAGGCGGCGCGCATCGCGCGCGAAGCGCCCGTGGTTACGGTCGATGCGATCAGCGAGCAGGAAGCGGCGGAAGCGCGCGGACAGGTCGGCGTGCTCGTGCTCGAGGACGACCCGGTCACCCAGCAGCGCCTGCGCGAAATCCTGCAGTCCCATTACCAGGTGCGTTTCGCGAACAACGCCGAGCGCGCGCTGCAGATCCTCGAACAGCATGAAACCGGTGTCGTGATCTCGGAAACCGAGACCAGTGCGGGTGACCTGACCGGGCTGCTCAAGGCCCTGAAGGTGCACCATCCGCACATCGCGACCGTGGTCATCACCGAACGCGCGAACGCGCAACTCGCGATGGAGCTGATCAACGAGGGTCAGGTCTATCGCATGCTGATCAAGCCGGTGCGCATGGGCTCGTGTCGGTTGAGCGTCGATGCCGCGATCAGCCGTTATTGGAAACTCAAGCGCAACCCGCGCGCGATCCAGCGTTTCGCGCTGAGTGCAGCGGCAGCAGTGCCGCAGACCGGCCCGCAGGTGCAGGATTCGCTGATGGCACGTATCCGCAATCTGCCCTCGCGCATCGTCCAGCTCGTGCGCTTCAACAGTTGA